Proteins from a single region of Streptomyces sp. TN58:
- the ndk gene encoding nucleoside-diphosphate kinase — protein sequence MTQRTLVLLKPDAVRRGLVGEIIGRIERKAGWTIPALELRTLDQETLEAHYGEHKGKPFYEPLMGFMSSGPVVALVVEGERVIEGVRQLAGPTDPIAAAPGSIRGDFGTVTRENLIHASDSEESAERELKLFFPAL from the coding sequence ATGACCCAGCGCACCCTCGTCCTGCTCAAGCCCGACGCCGTCCGTCGTGGCCTGGTCGGCGAGATCATCGGCCGCATCGAGCGGAAGGCCGGCTGGACCATCCCCGCCCTGGAGCTGCGCACGCTCGACCAGGAGACCCTGGAGGCGCACTACGGCGAGCACAAGGGCAAGCCGTTCTACGAGCCGCTGATGGGCTTCATGTCGAGCGGCCCGGTCGTGGCCCTGGTCGTCGAAGGGGAACGCGTGATCGAGGGCGTCCGCCAGCTGGCCGGACCCACCGACCCGATCGCGGCGGCGCCCGGCTCCATCCGCGGCGACTTCGGCACCGTCACCCGGGAGAACCTGATCCACGCCTCGGACTCCGAGGAGTCGGCCGAGCGCGAGCTGAAGCTCTTCTTCCCCGCGCTCTGA
- the mrdA gene encoding penicillin-binding protein 2, which produces MTNVPETGRASRVQIRLVIMQVLVFSMLITLGGRLWFLQIRNGAEYYHEAKSNHVQRVVQPAVRGSILDARGVPLADNETRLVVSASRTALMKMKDKGRGVLTRLADVLDMTPKQVMDKVRLCDSQTPKPCWNGSPYQPIPVTLEATTQQALQLRERPEEFPGITAEPTAVRRYPAPGGARTAQVLGYLSPVTDDEIQKAKDTDSPHLRSDQVGRSGLERTYDRQLRGKAQVTSYEVDNLGRVMGQTRSDPGIAGSTLVTSIDARVQAVAEYELQQAMKVVRNETDNITGRKYEADSGAVVVMEAKTGRIVAMASQPDYDPNAWVGGISGADYAKLTSKNSNYPLLNRAIQGMAPAGSIFKVVSASAAVRAGYKFNDRYNCSSSYSLGGRSFANFESKGHGPITLGEALKFSCNTVFYALGHKEWQRDGGLSPKKDAHDWFYRTAREFGLGSETGIDLPNEVKGRIPDRQWKQSFWAANKNSWCKQGKRGGTYVEQIAYESCLEGNQLKAYDSINFAIGQGDVLVTPIQMATAYSAISNGGTLYNPTVGKAVISPDGKHVEILKPQSHGRLPVNAQTVADLDRGLRMVVEPGGTAAWRFGGWPQDKIPMHAKTGTAQVYGKQTTSWLATYTKDFTIVMTISQGGTGSGASGPAVRNLYNALYGLTMDGKPNQKGALLPAPETKLPKINPDGSIESPEIRPYVPPSPEDLQAPALAGPPPTRHD; this is translated from the coding sequence GTGACCAACGTCCCGGAGACCGGCCGCGCCTCCCGCGTGCAGATCAGGCTCGTCATCATGCAGGTCCTCGTCTTCTCGATGCTCATCACCCTCGGCGGCCGGCTCTGGTTCCTCCAGATCCGCAACGGCGCGGAGTACTACCACGAGGCGAAGAGCAACCACGTCCAGCGGGTCGTCCAGCCCGCCGTACGCGGCTCGATCCTCGACGCCCGCGGCGTCCCCCTCGCCGACAACGAGACCCGCCTGGTCGTCTCCGCCAGCCGCACCGCGCTGATGAAGATGAAGGACAAGGGCAGAGGCGTCCTGACCCGCCTCGCCGACGTCCTGGACATGACCCCCAAGCAGGTCATGGACAAGGTCCGGCTCTGCGACTCCCAGACCCCCAAACCCTGCTGGAACGGCTCCCCCTACCAGCCCATCCCGGTCACCCTCGAAGCCACCACCCAGCAGGCGCTCCAGCTGCGCGAACGCCCCGAGGAGTTCCCCGGCATCACCGCGGAACCCACCGCCGTCCGCCGCTACCCGGCCCCCGGCGGCGCCCGCACCGCACAGGTGCTCGGCTACCTCTCACCCGTCACCGACGACGAGATCCAGAAGGCCAAGGACACCGACTCCCCGCACCTGCGCTCCGACCAGGTCGGCCGCTCCGGCCTCGAACGCACCTACGACCGTCAGCTCCGCGGCAAGGCACAGGTCACCTCCTACGAGGTCGACAACCTCGGCCGCGTCATGGGCCAGACCAGGTCCGACCCCGGAATCGCCGGCTCCACCCTCGTCACCAGCATCGACGCCCGCGTCCAGGCGGTCGCCGAGTACGAGCTCCAGCAGGCGATGAAAGTCGTCCGCAACGAGACCGACAACATCACCGGCCGCAAGTACGAGGCCGACTCCGGCGCCGTCGTCGTCATGGAGGCCAAAACCGGCCGCATCGTCGCCATGGCCTCCCAGCCCGACTACGACCCCAACGCCTGGGTCGGCGGCATCTCCGGCGCCGACTACGCCAAGCTCACCAGCAAGAACTCCAACTACCCGCTGCTCAACCGGGCCATCCAGGGCATGGCCCCCGCCGGCTCCATCTTCAAGGTGGTCTCCGCCAGCGCCGCTGTCCGGGCCGGCTACAAGTTCAACGACAGGTACAACTGCAGCAGCTCCTACAGCCTCGGCGGCCGCAGCTTCGCGAACTTCGAGTCCAAGGGCCACGGCCCCATCACCCTCGGCGAAGCCCTGAAGTTCTCCTGCAACACCGTCTTCTACGCCCTCGGCCACAAGGAATGGCAGCGCGACGGCGGCCTCAGCCCGAAGAAGGACGCCCACGACTGGTTCTACCGCACCGCCCGCGAGTTCGGACTCGGCTCGGAGACCGGCATCGACCTGCCCAACGAGGTCAAGGGCCGCATCCCCGACCGCCAGTGGAAGCAGAGCTTCTGGGCAGCCAACAAGAACTCCTGGTGCAAGCAGGGCAAGCGCGGCGGCACCTACGTCGAACAGATCGCCTACGAGAGCTGCCTCGAAGGCAACCAGCTCAAGGCCTACGACAGCATCAACTTCGCCATCGGCCAGGGCGACGTCCTCGTCACCCCCATCCAGATGGCCACCGCCTACTCCGCCATCAGCAACGGCGGCACCCTCTACAACCCCACCGTCGGCAAGGCCGTCATCAGCCCCGACGGCAAGCACGTCGAAATCCTCAAGCCCCAGTCCCACGGCCGGCTCCCCGTCAACGCCCAGACCGTCGCCGACCTCGACAGGGGCCTGCGCATGGTCGTCGAACCCGGCGGCACCGCCGCCTGGCGCTTCGGCGGCTGGCCCCAGGACAAGATCCCCATGCACGCGAAGACCGGCACCGCCCAGGTCTACGGCAAGCAGACCACCTCCTGGCTCGCCACCTACACCAAGGACTTCACGATCGTCATGACGATCTCCCAGGGCGGCACCGGCTCCGGCGCCTCCGGCCCCGCCGTGCGCAACCTCTACAACGCCCTCTACGGTCTGACCATGGACGGCAAGCCGAACCAGAAGGGCGCACTCCTCCCGGCCCCGGAGACGAAACTGCCCAAGATCAACCCCGACGGCTCCATCGAATCCCCCGAGATCCGGCCGTACGTACCGCCGTCCCCGGAGGACCTCCAAGCGCCGGCACTCGCCGGGCCACCCCCGACACGGCACGACTGA
- the rodA gene encoding rod shape-determining protein RodA, with translation MPTANKFSVSRYAPERGPMAKLTARDSVLRRLDWPILLSSLALSFLGALLVWSATRNRTTLNQGDPYYFLARHALNTGIGLVLMIGTIWLGHRTLRGAVPVLYGLSLVLILAVLTPLGATINGAHAWIVIGGGFSLQPSEFVKITIILVMAILLATRVDAGDITHPDHRTVVKSLCLAAAPMGIVMLMPDLGSVMVMVVIVLGVLLASGASNRWVFGLLGSGVAGAVLIWQLGVLDEYQINRFAAFANPELDPAGVGYNTNQARIAIGSGGLTGSGLFKGSQTTGQFVPEQQTDFVFTVAGEELGFLGAGLILVLLGVILWRACVIARETTELYGTIVCGGIIAWFGFQSFENIGMTLGIMPVAGLPLPFVSYGGSSMFAVWIAVGLLQSIKVQRPLSA, from the coding sequence ATGCCAACCGCCAACAAGTTCTCCGTCTCCCGCTACGCGCCCGAGCGCGGCCCGATGGCCAAGCTCACCGCCCGGGACTCCGTGCTGCGCCGGCTCGACTGGCCGATCCTGCTCTCCTCCCTCGCCCTGTCCTTCCTCGGCGCCCTGCTCGTCTGGTCGGCGACCCGCAACAGGACCACCCTGAACCAGGGCGACCCGTACTACTTCCTCGCCCGGCACGCCCTGAACACCGGCATCGGCCTGGTCCTGATGATCGGCACCATCTGGCTCGGCCACCGCACCCTGCGCGGAGCCGTTCCGGTCCTCTACGGACTCTCACTCGTGCTGATCCTCGCCGTCCTGACCCCGCTCGGCGCCACCATCAACGGCGCCCACGCGTGGATCGTCATCGGCGGCGGATTCTCCCTCCAGCCGTCCGAGTTCGTGAAGATCACGATCATCCTCGTGATGGCGATCCTGCTCGCCACCAGGGTGGACGCGGGCGACATCACCCACCCCGACCACCGCACCGTCGTCAAGTCGCTCTGCCTGGCCGCCGCCCCGATGGGCATCGTCATGCTGATGCCCGACCTCGGGTCCGTCATGGTCATGGTCGTCATCGTGCTCGGCGTGCTGCTCGCCTCCGGAGCCTCCAACCGCTGGGTCTTCGGCCTCCTCGGATCCGGCGTGGCCGGAGCCGTCCTGATATGGCAGCTCGGCGTCCTCGACGAATACCAGATCAACCGTTTCGCGGCCTTCGCCAACCCCGAGCTCGACCCCGCCGGCGTCGGCTACAACACCAACCAGGCCCGTATCGCCATCGGCTCCGGCGGCCTGACCGGCTCCGGACTCTTCAAGGGCTCGCAGACCACCGGCCAGTTCGTGCCCGAGCAGCAGACGGACTTCGTCTTCACCGTGGCCGGCGAGGAACTCGGCTTCCTCGGCGCGGGCCTCATCCTGGTGCTGCTCGGCGTCATCCTCTGGCGCGCCTGCGTCATCGCCCGGGAGACCACCGAGCTCTACGGCACGATCGTCTGCGGCGGCATCATCGCCTGGTTCGGCTTCCAGTCCTTCGAGAACATCGGGATGACCCTCGGCATCATGCCGGTGGCCGGCCTGCCACTGCCGTTCGTCTCCTACGGAGGCTCCTCGATGTTCGCCGTGTGGATAGCGGTCGGACTCCTCCAGTCGATCAAGGTCCAACGGCCGCTGTCAGCCTGA
- a CDS encoding TIGR03960 family B12-binding radical SAM protein — translation MMTESVFPQLEALLPHVQKPIQYVGGELNSTVKPWESCDVRWALMYPDAYEVGLPNQGVMILYEVLNEREGVLAERTYSVWPDLEELMREHNVPQFTVDSHRPVSAFDVFGLSFSTELGYTNMLTALDLAGIPLEARNRTVDHPIVLAGGHAAFNPEPIAEFIDCAVIGDGEQAVLDMTEIIRTWKAEGRPGGREEILLRLAKTGNVYVPGFYDVEYLPDGRIGRVVPNRSGVPWRVSKHTVMDLDEWPYPKQPLVPLAETVHERMSVEIFRGCTRGCRFCQAGMITRPVRERSITGIGEMVEKGLKATGFEEVGLLSLSSADHTEIADIAKGLADRYSDDKVGLSLPSTRVDAFNVDLANELTRNGRRSGLTFAPEGGSERMRKVINKMVSEEDLIRTVATAYGNGWRQVKLYFMCGLPTETDEDVLQIGDMAVNVIAKGREVSGQNDIRCTVSIGGFVPKPHTPFQWAPQLSAEETDARLGKLRDKIRGDKKYGRSIGFRYHDGKPGIVEGLLSRGDRRIGDVIRAVYESGGRFDGWREHFSYDRWMQAAEKTLPAYGVDVAWYTTRERTYEEVLPWDHLDSGLDKDWLWEDWQDALDETEVDDCRWTPCFDCGVCPQLGLDIQIGPTGKKLLPLSVVK, via the coding sequence GTGATGACCGAGTCGGTCTTCCCTCAGCTTGAGGCCCTGCTTCCGCACGTGCAGAAGCCCATCCAGTACGTCGGCGGTGAACTCAACTCCACGGTCAAGCCGTGGGAGAGCTGCGACGTCCGCTGGGCCCTCATGTACCCGGACGCATACGAAGTCGGGTTGCCCAACCAGGGCGTCATGATCCTCTACGAGGTACTCAACGAGCGCGAGGGCGTCCTCGCCGAGCGCACCTACAGCGTGTGGCCCGACCTCGAAGAGCTGATGCGCGAGCACAACGTGCCGCAGTTCACCGTGGACAGCCACCGCCCGGTCTCCGCCTTCGACGTGTTCGGCCTCTCCTTCTCCACGGAGCTGGGCTACACCAACATGCTCACGGCACTGGACCTCGCCGGCATCCCGCTGGAGGCCAGGAACCGCACCGTCGACCACCCGATCGTCCTCGCCGGCGGCCACGCGGCCTTCAACCCCGAGCCGATCGCGGAGTTCATCGACTGCGCCGTCATCGGCGACGGCGAGCAGGCCGTCCTCGACATGACCGAGATCATCCGCACCTGGAAGGCCGAGGGCAGGCCGGGCGGGCGCGAGGAGATCCTGCTGCGCCTCGCCAAGACGGGCAACGTCTACGTGCCGGGCTTCTACGACGTCGAGTACCTCCCGGACGGCCGCATCGGCCGCGTCGTCCCCAACCGCTCCGGCGTGCCGTGGCGCGTGTCCAAGCACACCGTCATGGACCTCGACGAGTGGCCCTACCCCAAGCAGCCCCTGGTCCCGCTCGCCGAGACCGTCCACGAGCGCATGTCCGTGGAGATCTTCCGCGGCTGCACCCGCGGCTGCCGTTTCTGCCAGGCCGGCATGATCACGCGCCCCGTGCGGGAGCGAAGCATCACCGGCATCGGCGAGATGGTGGAGAAGGGCCTCAAGGCCACGGGCTTCGAAGAGGTCGGCCTGCTCTCCCTCTCCTCGGCGGACCACACCGAGATCGCCGACATCGCCAAGGGCCTCGCCGACCGCTACTCGGACGACAAGGTGGGCCTGTCCCTCCCGTCGACCCGCGTGGACGCCTTCAACGTGGACCTGGCCAACGAGCTGACCCGCAACGGGCGCCGCTCCGGCCTCACCTTCGCCCCCGAGGGCGGCTCCGAGCGCATGCGCAAGGTCATCAACAAGATGGTCTCGGAGGAGGACCTGATCCGCACCGTCGCCACCGCCTACGGCAACGGCTGGCGCCAGGTGAAGCTGTACTTCATGTGCGGCCTGCCCACCGAGACCGACGAGGACGTGCTCCAGATCGGCGACATGGCCGTCAACGTCATCGCCAAGGGCCGCGAGGTCTCCGGCCAGAACGACATCCGCTGCACCGTCTCCATCGGCGGCTTCGTACCCAAGCCGCACACCCCCTTCCAGTGGGCGCCGCAGCTGTCGGCCGAGGAGACGGACGCCCGCCTGGGCAAGCTCCGCGACAAGATCCGCGGCGACAAGAAGTACGGCCGCTCCATCGGCTTCCGCTACCACGACGGCAAGCCGGGCATCGTCGAGGGCCTCCTCTCCCGCGGCGACCGCCGCATCGGCGACGTCATCCGCGCCGTCTACGAGTCGGGCGGCCGCTTCGACGGCTGGCGCGAGCACTTCAGCTACGACCGCTGGATGCAGGCCGCGGAGAAGACGCTGCCCGCCTACGGCGTCGACGTGGCCTGGTACACCACGCGCGAGCGCACCTACGAGGAGGTCCTGCCCTGGGACCACCTGGACTCCGGTCTCGACAAGGACTGGCTCTGGGAGGACTGGCAGGACGCCCTCGACGAGACCGAGGTCGACGACTGCCGCTGGACCCCCTGCTTCGACTGCGGCGTCTGTCCGCAGCTCGGCCTGGACATCCAGATCGGCCCGACGGGCAAGAAGCTGCTGCCGCTGTCGGTTGTGAAGTAG
- a CDS encoding rod shape-determining protein, with protein MSFIGRDMAIDLGTANTLVYVRGRGIVLNEPSVVAINTNTGGILAVGSEAKKMIGRTPGNIVAVRPLKDGVIADFEITERMLRYFILKIHKRRYLARPRVVVCVPSGITGVERRAVIEASTQAGARQVHIIEEPMAAAIGSGLPVHEATGNMVVDIGGGTTEVAVISLGGIVTAQSIRVAGDELDNAIIQHIKKEYSLLLGERTAEQIKITIGSAYDLDKDEHTEIRGRDLVSGLPKTVVISAAEVRKAIEEPVNSIVDAVKTTLDKCPPELSGDIMDRGIVLTGGGALLRGLDERLRRETGMPIHIAEDPLDSVALGSGKCVEEFEALQQVLDAQPRR; from the coding sequence ATGTCGTTCATCGGCCGTGACATGGCGATCGACCTCGGGACCGCCAACACGCTGGTGTACGTGAGGGGCCGGGGGATCGTCCTGAACGAGCCGTCCGTGGTCGCCATCAACACGAACACCGGCGGCATCCTGGCGGTCGGCTCCGAGGCGAAGAAGATGATCGGGCGCACGCCCGGCAACATCGTCGCCGTGAGGCCCCTCAAGGACGGCGTGATCGCCGACTTCGAGATCACCGAGCGTATGCTCCGGTACTTCATCCTCAAGATCCACAAGCGTCGCTACCTGGCCCGCCCGCGCGTCGTGGTCTGCGTCCCCTCCGGCATCACGGGAGTGGAGCGCCGCGCGGTCATCGAGGCGTCCACGCAGGCCGGCGCCCGCCAGGTGCACATCATCGAAGAGCCCATGGCCGCCGCCATCGGCTCGGGCCTGCCCGTCCACGAGGCCACCGGCAACATGGTCGTGGACATCGGCGGCGGCACCACCGAGGTCGCCGTCATCTCCCTCGGCGGAATCGTCACGGCACAGTCCATCCGGGTGGCCGGCGACGAGCTCGACAACGCGATCATCCAGCACATCAAGAAGGAGTACTCGCTCCTCCTCGGTGAGCGGACGGCCGAGCAGATCAAGATCACCATCGGTTCGGCGTACGACCTCGACAAGGACGAGCACACCGAGATCCGCGGCCGGGACCTCGTCTCGGGCCTGCCCAAGACGGTCGTCATCTCGGCCGCCGAGGTCCGCAAGGCCATCGAGGAACCGGTCAACTCCATCGTCGACGCGGTCAAGACGACGCTCGACAAGTGCCCGCCGGAGCTCTCGGGCGACATCATGGACCGAGGCATCGTCCTCACCGGTGGCGGAGCCCTGCTCCGCGGCCTCGACGAGCGGCTGCGCCGCGAGACCGGCATGCCGATCCACATCGCCGAGGACCCCCTCGACTCCGTCGCGCTCGGCTCCGGCAAGTGCGTCGAGGAGTTCGAGGCACTGCAGCAGGTCCTGGACGCTCAGCCCCGTCGCTGA
- a CDS encoding CYTH and CHAD domain-containing protein, with product MADTTREIERKFEFSKAASARRGLPDLTGTAAVAAVTDQGTVELDAVYYDTPDQRLAADGLTLRRRTGGADEGWHLKLPVSPGVRDEVGAPLGDTVPPALAALVRSRTRGAALTPQVRLVSSRHVSHLLDADGTLLAELSTDDVVAERGEATAAWTEVEVELADGVDPGLLDAVEKTFRKAGLRVSDAPSKLARALAETGAEPPARPDGRGPGSGDTAGAHVLAYLREQRDALVAHDPAVRRDLPDSVHQMRVATRRLRSALKTYRKVLDREATDPVGDELRWLAAELGVDRDQEVLAERLQAHLTELPPTLLTGPVRERLRTWNTARRSASRRRALDALDSDRYISLLNTLDATLDAPPLLDGAARSPRKTLRKAVLRDYARLAARIDSALALDEGRERDVALHEARKAAKRVRYAAESAVPALGKPAKRLAKAVKKVQSLLGDHQDSVVARDALRGLADQATDAGEPAFTWGLLYGREEALAERRERELPAVWAKASAPTLRTALK from the coding sequence ATGGCGGACACCACACGCGAGATCGAGCGGAAATTCGAGTTCTCCAAGGCCGCATCTGCCCGGCGAGGGCTGCCGGACCTGACGGGGACGGCCGCCGTCGCGGCCGTCACCGACCAGGGCACCGTCGAGCTCGACGCCGTCTACTACGACACCCCCGACCAGCGGCTGGCCGCCGACGGCCTCACCCTGCGGCGCAGAACGGGCGGAGCGGACGAGGGCTGGCACCTCAAGCTGCCCGTGTCCCCAGGCGTGCGCGACGAGGTCGGCGCCCCACTCGGCGACACGGTCCCGCCCGCCCTCGCCGCCCTCGTCCGCTCCCGCACCCGCGGCGCCGCACTCACACCACAGGTCCGACTGGTCTCCTCGCGCCACGTCAGCCACCTCCTCGACGCCGACGGAACCCTCCTCGCGGAACTGAGCACCGACGACGTCGTCGCAGAACGCGGCGAGGCCACCGCCGCCTGGACCGAAGTCGAGGTGGAACTCGCCGACGGCGTCGACCCCGGCCTCCTCGACGCCGTCGAGAAGACCTTCCGCAAAGCCGGCCTCCGCGTCAGCGACGCCCCCTCCAAACTCGCCCGAGCCCTCGCCGAGACCGGCGCCGAGCCCCCCGCCCGGCCCGACGGCCGCGGACCCGGATCCGGCGACACCGCCGGCGCACACGTCCTCGCGTACCTCCGCGAACAGCGCGACGCCCTCGTCGCCCACGACCCCGCCGTACGCCGCGACCTGCCCGACTCCGTCCACCAGATGCGGGTCGCCACCCGCCGCCTGCGCAGCGCCCTCAAGACCTACCGCAAGGTCCTCGACCGCGAGGCCACCGACCCCGTCGGCGACGAACTGCGCTGGCTGGCCGCCGAACTCGGCGTCGACCGCGACCAGGAAGTCCTGGCCGAACGGCTCCAGGCCCACCTCACCGAACTGCCCCCCACCCTCCTCACCGGACCGGTCCGCGAACGCCTGCGCACCTGGAACACCGCCCGGCGCTCCGCATCGCGCCGCAGGGCCCTGGACGCACTCGACAGCGACCGCTACATCAGCCTGCTGAACACCCTCGACGCCACGCTCGACGCGCCTCCGCTGCTCGACGGCGCCGCACGCTCCCCCCGCAAGACCCTCCGCAAGGCGGTGCTCCGCGACTACGCCCGCCTCGCCGCCCGCATCGACAGCGCCCTCGCCCTCGACGAGGGCCGGGAACGCGACGTGGCCCTCCACGAGGCCCGCAAGGCGGCCAAACGCGTCCGCTACGCCGCCGAGTCGGCCGTGCCCGCGCTCGGCAAACCGGCGAAACGCCTGGCCAAGGCCGTGAAGAAGGTCCAGAGCCTGCTCGGCGACCACCAGGACAGCGTGGTGGCACGCGACGCCCTGCGCGGCCTCGCCGACCAGGCCACCGACGCGGGGGAGCCGGCCTTCACCTGGGGCCTGCTCTACGGACGCGAGGAGGCCCTGGCCGAGCGCCGCGAGCGGGAACTGCCCGCCGTATGGGCGAAGGCCTCGGCCCCCACCCTGCGGACGGCCCTGAAGTGA
- the mreC gene encoding rod shape-determining protein MreC, translating to MRDTRESRLLLVLLIAIAFALITVDIRAGEESPVDGARQAAAAVFGPVEEGVATAVDPVANAIGAVRDSGKRHNRIAVLERENAALKAKLGSEDQTRSRIHELDEMLKRAGAGQYGIKGAEVIAIGAAQGFSWTVTIDAGSKDGIERDMTVLNGDGLVGRVTTVGPDTSTVVLANDPDFTVGTRLEKTGELGFATGQGDRALSVQMLNGKAKVSPGDRLVTFGSRGNKPFVPGVPIGEVVKVDPSRGDLTRTVWVRPFVGFSRLDIVGVVVMPPREDPRDAVLPPKPEAPKPTPTVTVTVTPSGSASLAAQPADD from the coding sequence GTGAGGGACACACGAGAAAGCCGGCTGCTCCTGGTGCTTCTGATCGCCATCGCGTTCGCGTTGATCACGGTGGACATCAGGGCAGGCGAGGAGTCACCGGTCGACGGTGCCCGGCAGGCCGCCGCAGCGGTCTTCGGGCCGGTCGAGGAGGGTGTGGCGACCGCGGTCGATCCGGTCGCCAACGCCATAGGGGCCGTACGGGACTCCGGCAAGCGCCACAACCGCATCGCCGTGCTGGAGCGCGAGAACGCGGCCCTCAAGGCCAAGCTCGGCAGCGAGGACCAGACCCGCAGCCGCATCCACGAGCTCGACGAGATGCTCAAGCGGGCCGGCGCCGGACAGTACGGCATCAAGGGCGCCGAGGTCATCGCCATAGGAGCCGCCCAGGGCTTCTCCTGGACCGTCACCATCGACGCCGGCAGCAAGGACGGCATCGAGCGTGACATGACCGTCCTCAACGGCGACGGACTCGTCGGCCGGGTCACCACCGTCGGCCCCGACACCTCCACCGTCGTCCTCGCCAACGACCCCGACTTCACCGTCGGTACGCGCCTGGAGAAGACCGGCGAGCTCGGCTTCGCCACCGGACAGGGCGACCGCGCCCTGTCCGTCCAGATGCTCAACGGCAAGGCCAAGGTCAGCCCCGGCGACCGGCTCGTCACCTTCGGCTCGCGCGGCAACAAGCCCTTCGTGCCCGGCGTCCCGATCGGCGAGGTCGTCAAGGTCGACCCCTCCCGCGGCGACCTGACCCGCACCGTATGGGTGCGCCCGTTCGTCGGCTTCTCACGACTCGACATCGTCGGCGTCGTCGTGATGCCGCCGCGCGAGGACCCGCGCGACGCCGTCCTGCCGCCCAAGCCCGAGGCCCCCAAGCCCACCCCGACGGTCACCGTCACGGTCACTCCGTCCGGGTCCGCCAGCCTGGCGGCCCAGCCGGCCGACGACTAG
- the mreD gene encoding rod shape-determining protein MreD has protein sequence MRFNRILLSATLVVVALVIQVTVLGRLQLPGAVPDLLLLTVVSLALVYGHVSGALIGFGAGLLADLAPPADHAAGRYALVLCVIGYVAGLVRPDGGRFRSAWGPMLTVVAAAIGSTLLYAGVGALVGDTAARHVGLTGLVFTATLYDLLLAPFTVPWIMALARKAENDPMAVEAGGGPANKAADVSAGWLTGGTGLRIGSQRGGLRMKTARVRANKAVRIKGVKPAKGVKSVKKL, from the coding sequence ATGCGCTTCAACCGGATCCTGCTCTCGGCCACGCTCGTCGTGGTCGCCCTCGTCATCCAGGTCACCGTCCTGGGCCGGCTCCAACTGCCCGGCGCCGTACCCGACCTGCTCCTCCTCACCGTCGTCTCCCTCGCACTCGTGTACGGGCACGTCAGCGGTGCCCTCATCGGCTTCGGCGCCGGACTCCTCGCCGACCTGGCACCGCCCGCCGACCACGCGGCCGGCCGGTACGCGCTCGTCCTGTGCGTCATCGGCTACGTCGCCGGCCTGGTCCGCCCCGACGGCGGACGGTTCCGCTCCGCCTGGGGCCCGATGCTCACCGTCGTCGCCGCCGCGATCGGCTCCACCCTGCTCTACGCGGGCGTGGGCGCCCTGGTCGGCGACACCGCCGCCCGCCACGTGGGCCTGACCGGCCTGGTGTTCACCGCCACCCTCTACGACCTGCTGCTCGCGCCGTTCACCGTGCCGTGGATCATGGCCCTCGCCCGGAAGGCCGAGAACGACCCGATGGCCGTCGAGGCCGGCGGCGGCCCCGCCAACAAGGCCGCCGACGTATCCGCCGGCTGGCTGACCGGCGGCACCGGCCTGCGCATCGGCAGCCAGCGCGGCGGCCTGCGCATGAAGACCGCGCGGGTCCGCGCCAACAAGGCCGTCCGCATAAAGGGCGTCAAGCCGGCCAAGGGTGTGAAGAGCGTCAAGAAGCTGTGA
- a CDS encoding TIGR03936 family radical SAM-associated protein, with protein sequence MQRIRLRYTKRGRLRFTSHRDFQRAFERALRRAEVPMAYSAGFTPHPRVSYANAAPTGTGSEAEYLEIGLAAPRDPETLRKLLDESMPTGLDIVDAVEARTSGLADRLTASVWELRLDGVELAEAERAVEVFLAAETVEVQRKTKNGIRTFDTRGAVVSLEALPPAADRPLDNACAILRLVVRHLTPAVRPDDVLSGLRAVADLAPPVPSAVTRLAQGLFDEESGTVTDPLAPDREADTAAPPTVAVTADAKAPEGPAA encoded by the coding sequence GTGCAGCGCATCCGACTGCGCTACACCAAGCGCGGCCGCCTCCGGTTCACCAGCCACCGAGACTTCCAGCGCGCCTTCGAGCGGGCCCTGCGCCGTGCCGAGGTGCCGATGGCGTACTCGGCGGGCTTCACCCCGCACCCGCGCGTCAGCTACGCGAACGCCGCCCCGACCGGGACCGGCAGCGAGGCCGAGTACCTGGAGATCGGACTCGCGGCGCCCCGCGACCCCGAGACCCTGCGCAAGCTGCTCGACGAGTCGATGCCCACCGGCCTCGACATCGTCGACGCCGTCGAGGCCCGCACCTCCGGCCTCGCGGACCGGCTGACTGCCTCCGTGTGGGAGCTGCGCCTGGACGGTGTCGAGCTCGCCGAGGCCGAACGGGCGGTGGAGGTGTTCCTCGCCGCCGAGACCGTCGAGGTGCAGCGCAAGACCAAGAACGGCATCCGCACCTTCGACACCCGCGGTGCGGTCGTCAGCCTCGAAGCGCTTCCCCCGGCGGCTGATAGGCCGCTGGACAATGCCTGTGCGATACTGCGGCTGGTTGTTCGGCATCTGACACCTGCCGTGCGACCCGACGACGTCCTGTCCGGTCTCCGAGCTGTGGCCGACCTGGCGCCGCCGGTCCCCTCTGCGGTGACCAGGCTGGCGCAGGGGCTCTTCGACGAGGAGTCCGGCACGGTGACCGACCCGCTCGCGCCCGACCGCGAGGCAGACACGGCCGCCCCACCCACGGTCGCCGTGACCGCCGACGCGAAGGCGCCGGAAGGTCCCGCCGCGTAG